From the genome of Anaplasma ovis str. Haibei, one region includes:
- a CDS encoding phage head-tail connector protein — protein MLANPAFHVVRKAPPTSFPVTLTEVKSFLGINNNSEDGLLTNIISMSSEYAQWYIEQSLSRQTWVLSRSGGNIPKKIFLPFGPIVSVVSVRVATQNAALRTVTKKEYSVDSLQSSVVVYAAIGATKIEIVYEAGYADTRDIPTQIKHGILHHVAVAYKKRDSMTVEHLAFIKEIYAPFREVRLVL, from the coding sequence ATGCTAGCAAATCCTGCCTTTCACGTAGTGCGTAAAGCGCCACCAACGAGTTTTCCCGTCACACTGACAGAGGTAAAGTCCTTTTTAGGAATCAACAACAACAGCGAGGATGGCTTACTGACAAATATCATATCGATGTCTTCAGAGTACGCCCAATGGTATATAGAACAGTCACTAAGCAGGCAAACCTGGGTACTATCCCGCAGCGGAGGTAATATTCCCAAAAAAATATTTTTACCGTTTGGACCTATTGTTTCTGTGGTATCTGTGAGAGTGGCAACACAAAATGCTGCCCTACGTACCGTTACAAAAAAAGAATATTCCGTCGATAGTCTGCAGTCTAGCGTAGTGGTATACGCGGCAATCGGCGCCACAAAAATAGAGATAGTATACGAGGCTGGTTATGCGGACACGCGCGATATTCCCACGCAAATCAAGCATGGAATATTGCATCATGTAGCAGTTGCCTATAAAAAGCGAGATTCCATGACCGTCGAACATCTGGCATTTATCAAGGAGATATACGCGCCTTTCAGGGAAGTAAGGCTGGTGCTGTAA
- a CDS encoding phage tail tube protein, protein MIVLKFRNDSGDCVTLSGIQNIRLTLRNKNSEVKGVLSGGWKNSLNGTGDKNVAVRITGIAEHSAAESVLLEGSFENRALNCTLLLGSRTKVTMKCFVELYEWYYEVGNLGSFNVVLISSGLVHYNQNAKDD, encoded by the coding sequence ATGATAGTATTAAAATTCAGAAATGACAGCGGCGACTGCGTCACTTTAAGTGGCATTCAGAACATTCGATTAACGTTACGTAACAAAAATTCTGAAGTTAAAGGTGTCCTCTCAGGAGGGTGGAAAAACTCTCTCAACGGCACAGGAGATAAGAATGTTGCGGTGCGCATCACAGGAATTGCCGAACACTCGGCGGCAGAAAGCGTATTGCTGGAGGGCTCATTCGAAAACCGCGCTCTGAATTGCACATTACTGCTTGGTAGTAGGACAAAAGTAACCATGAAGTGCTTTGTTGAGCTGTATGAGTGGTATTACGAGGTTGGAAATTTGGGGAGTTTCAATGTGGTGCTGATTAGCAGCGGACTGGTTCACTACAATCAGAACGCGAAAGACGACTAA
- a CDS encoding DUF3168 domain-containing protein: MNVVDLYALVLERLRSDHIIRNLVSCIYEQAPTVASIPYAHLHVRHIEDIATFDKVALKAHMACYIFSYSILETIKIAKHAKNALQQLFQELELTFIGRGYKVVRRGEIFQSTLGFEVLIDDSIKIQK; encoded by the coding sequence ATGAACGTTGTGGACCTATATGCATTGGTATTAGAGCGCCTGCGATCGGACCATATCATAAGAAATTTAGTGAGCTGCATATATGAGCAAGCCCCCACCGTGGCAAGCATACCGTACGCTCACCTGCACGTACGTCATATTGAAGATATAGCAACATTTGACAAAGTAGCTCTCAAAGCGCACATGGCATGCTACATCTTCAGTTACAGCATTCTAGAAACCATAAAAATTGCGAAACACGCAAAAAATGCATTACAGCAGCTGTTTCAGGAGCTGGAACTCACATTTATCGGTAGGGGATATAAGGTAGTGCGGAGAGGAGAGATCTTTCAATCCACCCTAGGCTTTGAGGTGTTAATAGATGATAGTATTAAAATTCAGAAATGA